The Aphis gossypii isolate Hap1 chromosome 3, ASM2018417v2, whole genome shotgun sequence genome includes a region encoding these proteins:
- the LOC114127401 gene encoding E3 SUMO-protein ligase KIAA1586-like has product MHVSKEWCDGNITAVGDDISKQQTSHRKKISKHKNTQVHLKIEQMIDRSMLEVIPNHLQNLSTVDNALTEKIFRTAYCIAKNQRPYTDMPKLVDLHVNNGLEMGRILQPDKACSNIIDHISSEMRKKICKDIVDNGRKLCIIVDESTTISNKTMLEICLRSAIAHKEDIITFFFDIIELQNTSASTIYDAIIDDLSKYGINHEYLKKNLVGFVSDGASNMLGRVSGVGVKLQNVYPNIILWHCCNHRLELAVSDTLKEVHGTNHFQSFIEKLYALYHQSPKNRNELSLCVHL; this is encoded by the coding sequence ATGCATGTTTCAAAAGAATGGTGTGATGGTAATATAACAGCAGTCGGTGATGATATTAGTAAGCAGCAGACAAGTCACAGGAAAAAGAtctcaaaacataaaaatactcaggtgcacttaaaaattgaacaaatgATCGATCGAAGTATGTTAGAAGTAATACCAAATCATTTACAGAATCTTTCAACTGTTGATAATGCattaactgaaaaaatatttagaactgCATATTGTATTGCCAAAAATCAAAGGCCATATACTGATATGCCCAAACTTGTAGATCTCCATGTAAATAATGGTTTGGAAATGGGTCGCATTTTGCAACCTGATAAGGCTTGTAGTAACATAATAGACCATATATCTTCAGAAATGCGGAAAAAAATTTGCAAAGATATAGTAGATAATGGaagaaaattatgtataattgtgGACGAATCTACTACAATCAGCAACAAAACTATGCTGGAAATTTGCTTAAGATCTGCTATTGCTCACAAAGAAGACATAATAACTTTCTTTTTTGACATAATTGAATTACAAAACACATCTGCAAGTACAATTTATGATGCTATTATTGATGATCTATCAAAATATGGAATCaaccatgaatatttaaaaaaaaacttggttGGTTTCGTTAGTGATGGTGCATCAAACATGTTGGGAAGAGTGTCAGGTGTTGGTGTTAAACTACAAAATGTTTACCCTAATATAATTCTGTGGCATTGCTGTAACCACAGGCTTGAATTGGCTGTATCAGATACTCTGAAAGAAGTTCATGGAACTAAtcattttcaaagttttattgaaaaactataTGCGTTGTATCATCAATCGCcaaaaaatagaaatgaaTTAAGCTTATGTGTGCATCTTTAG
- the LOC126551133 gene encoding uncharacterized protein LOC126551133: protein MRRLWSEERNRANANPAVVKPRTGTMHFVSDAARDQRRYQIPTANEVAAVFFGDDGRPPRDFNLVIYDRNPVNPQHRMQTISVGSCHADPMLYSLLFPCGESGWHFNMMQEGNRNNRVSVRNTIREFVCYRMAIRYAGNNDTNHEYMSLLHGGCFLLQQYICDQYQRYR from the coding sequence ATGCGTAGGCTGTGGTCGGAAGAAAGAAATAGAGCCAATGCCAACCCTGCTGTGGTGAAACCGAGGACGGGCACCATGCATTTTGTTTCGGATGCGGCCAGGGATCAGCGACGATACCAGATACCGACTGCTAACGAAGTTGCGGCCGTGTTTTTCGGTGACGATGGTCGACCGCCTAGAGACTTCAATCTGGTAATATATGACAGGAATCCTGTTAATCCTCAACACAGGATGCAAACCATATCCGTGGGTTCATGTCACGCGGATCCCATGTTGTATTCGCTGTTGTTTCCGTGCGGAGAAAGTGGTTGGCATTTCAACATGATGCAGGAGGGTAACCGCAACAACCGAGTTAGCGTTCGGAACACTATCCGGGAGTTTGTGTGTTATCGTATGGCCATTCGATATGCAGGAAACAACGATACTAATCACGAATACATGAGTTTGTTACATGGTGGTTGTTTTTTGTTGCAGCAGTACATTTGTGACCAGTACCAGCGATACCGATGA
- the LOC126550607 gene encoding uncharacterized protein LOC126550607, translating into MRQTTSCQSFVQNHLFGGVTTTAMEYGKSNEEIALRALEKVLNINIIKCGIFVDSENPYLGATPDGLIGSDVIVEVKCPSSAEHLTPEEGIKQKKITFWTLNKSGEIGGINKKHNWYYQVQGQLNVCQKRFCQFAVWSPKGIKIEKIERDEGLWKSCMVEKLKYFYLNCILPELADSRFLRSMPIRNPQKILDAQEKKIEQNR; encoded by the coding sequence atgagacAAACCACCAGCTGTCAGAGTTTTGTTCAAAATCATTTGTTTGGTGGAGTGACTACAACTGCCATGGAGTATGGCAAATCAAATGAAGAAATAGCACTGAGAGCACtagaaaaagttttaaatataaatattataaaatgtggtATTTTCGTGGACAGTGAAAATCCATACTTGGGAGCTACTCCAGATGGTCTAATTGGTAGTGATGTTATAGTTGAAGTCAAATGTCCTTCATCGGCAGAGCATTTAACGCCAGAAGaaggtataaaacaaaaaaaaataacattttggaCATTAAACAAATCTGGAGAAATTGgtggaattaataaaaaacataattggtATTACCAAGTGCAAGGCCAACTAAATGTGTGTCAAAAAAGATTTTGTCAATTTGCAGTTTGGTCTCCTAaaggtattaaaatagaaaaaattgaacGCGATGAAGGTTTGTGGAAGAGTTGTAtggtagaaaaattaaaatatttttatctcaatTGTATATTGCCAGAATTAGCGGACAGTCGATTTTTAAGGTCAATGCCGATAAGAAatccacaaaaaatattagatgcacaagaaaaaaaaattgaacagaacaggtaa